The stretch of DNA GGCCAGGCGGAACCCGTGGCCGGAGCGAGGTCCCGGGCCTGGTGGCTGTCCCGTCAGGGTGGGGCCGTCCTGCAGCTGCGCTCCGCCCCGCTGGCCGCGGAGGACCTGGCCGCCGGGTTGGCAGGTGCTTCGCTGGCGGCCCTGCCGGGCCTCCTGCCGCTGCGGACCCGCGAACTGCCTGAACTGCACGGCGTCTCTCCACCTGACGTATCCTTGCCCAACGCCGATGAAAGGCACACTCTCTCACCCGGTACTCCCCACCGCGGCGACTACTGGGGCCTTCAGCTGCAAAAAGTGGCCACCCTGCTGGATGACCAGCCCACCTTGCTGCTGGTGCAGCGCGAGGAAGACCTCGCGCCCCTGGCCCAAACTCTAAGAGCCTGGAAGCCTGGGCTCAGCCTGGTGGAGGCGGCTGATGCAGGCAGCCTGGTGCGACGCCTACGACGCACACCCGGCGGCCTTGCCATCCTGCCTGCGGCGCGCCTGGACGAACTGCCGGGCCTTAATGCCGACGGACTGCGCCTGGTGCTGGAGGCGATGGACCTGGATCTCTTCCCCGGGGCGACACCCAGCAGGCATGCAGAGCCTTCGCACGAAGCAGAGGGCGTGGACGACCTGGGGCTGATCGCCGGCGAGGGCGACACGCAAGATTCCGGCGCGGGCGAGGACGAGAATGCTCCGCCGGACTGGGTGCCCACGGGCTGGCGCTTGCGCGCCACGGAAAGCTGGCTGCGCCATGCCGGGAGGATCCTGCTGGATTGGCGCGAAGCGGGAGGCGGTGAGGTCTGGCTGCTGGACGAGCGGCTGGCCTGGGCGCCGCGGCGGACGGGGGTGACACCCATCCTGCACGATCTTTCCACCCAGCGTGCGGACAGAATCCTCGCGCAGGCCTTGATGGAGGCTTTTCCACGCTCCCGGCCCCAGCCGCCTCAGACAGCATGGCGCCTCTTCCTGGAGGGCGCCTTCCTGGCCGGTCGGGGAGAGCAGGGGGGTCCGGGCCGCTTTCGCGACGATCAGCTGGCCTACCTCGAGCGCGTGATGCAGGGCGTCGACCAGATTGTCTCCCTGCCCACGGGCGGTGGCAAATCCGTGATCTTCCAGGGTCCCAGCCTGCTGAAGGGATCCTGGCACCGGCGGCTCTCCGTCGTGGTGGCACCCCTCAAGGCGCTGATGACCGACCAGGTGGCCTCCCTCATGCGCCTGGGCTTCGTGGGTGTGGTGGACGCCATCACGGGCGACCTGGATCCCTTCGAACTCAAGGATGTCTACCAGCGCCTGGCGGGCGGGGAGATCTGGATGATCTACGTCTCGCCCGAGCGTTTCCGCAGCCGCGCCTTCCTGAGAGCCCTCCAGGCGCGCTTGAATCGCGACGGCCGGGCCGAGCATTGGATCTTCGACGAGGCCCACTGCATCAGCCAATGGGGCCTGGACTTCCGACCGGACTACCACTCCGCCGCCCTTCAGGTGCAGCAACTGCGCCAAACGGGACAGGAACCGGCCCCCGTGATCCTGCTCTCCGCCACGCTTTCCAAGCAAGCCATCGAGGAGTTGCGGACGATGTTCAGTCCTCGCGCCCCGTGGAAGGCGGGGAGGACATGATGATCCAGCAGCCCCAGGAACGCCCCTCGCCCGTGCCCGATCATTTGCGCATCGAGGTGGTGCGGGACGGCCCCCTCGCCTCCGTCACGATGGACAGCCTCCGCGAGGCGCTGGAAAACCCCGAGGCGGCAGGCTGGGTCAAGCCCCACCTGTTGAGCCGCCTGCATCATGTCTCCCAACAGCTTCAGAAGGGCTTCGACCCCGCGAGGAGCCGCGCCCTGCTCTTCTCCCGCACCCGCAAGGACACGGCCCGGCATGCCGAAGTGCTCCGCCAGTTCCTGGCCAAGGGCGGTGCGCGCCTCGCCGTGGGCATCTTCCATGCCGGACTGCCCAGCGAAGAGCGCCTGGAGATTTATGAGCAGTTCCTCAAGGGCGAGCTGCAGGTGCTCGTCTCCACCAAGGCCTTCGGCATGGGCATGGACATCCCCAACATCCATTTCCTGGCCCATCTGGACCTGCCCACCACCCTGGAGGACTACCTGCAGGAGATCGGGCGGGCCGGCCGCGATCGGCGCCTGCTGCGTGAGGCAGGCTACTCAACGGAGCAGCCCATTTCCTGCTGGCTCTATTACAGTCAGGATGAGGTGAACCGCGCCCGCGGTTTTCACCGCAGGGGCCGCCTGCACTGGCGCGATCTGCAGACCGTCCTCTCCGCACTGCTTGATTTCTCGCGCCGGATCCATGGCCGGCTGCACAAGGGGCGACTGGTGATCCCGCTCTCCGCCCGCGCCCTTTTGCCCAGTTCCAAGCTGGACGACACCAAGCTGCGCGTGGCCCTGCACTGGCTGGAACGCTTGCAGCGCATCAAGCTGGGCTGCTTCTTTCCGCCCTTCCTTTCCTTTCGATTGGGCCCGCGCCGCTTGAGCGGGGACAGCCCGCTGGCCCGCTTGCAGCAGGTCGTGCGGCAGTCCGCCCAGACCCGCGGCCACGTCCAGGTCAATTCCAACGATCTCATCCGCGCAGCGGGATCGGGCGAGCTGGGCGAGCTGTTCCGGCTGATTCAGGAGGGCGAACGGCAGGACTGCTTCGCGCTGCTGAACGAGGCGATGGTCACCTTGTCGCTGGAACACGATGAGGCGGAGCGGGTGTGGTGCGCCGAGCATGCCTCCCTGCCCTTCTCGGCCTGCGTCCCCTTCACCTTGGCGCTGTCCCTCAACCGGCAGGTGGAGAGCCAGGACCTCATCCTGGAGCGCGACGAACTCCGCCTGCGCCTCAGGCAGGCGGCGCAGGACCAGGCGGAGGAGGTGGACTGGTCCTGGCTGCGGGGCTTGCCGGCGGAAGCGCAGGCCAGACGGAAGCAGTCCTGGCGGGAGCGCCAAATGCGTCTGATCCCCCAGCAAGTGGGTCCGCTCCTGCGCCTGTTGAGACACCGCGGGGGCCTCCGGGTGGAATCCACCTTCGACGCCGAACGCGGGGTGCAGATCGCCCTTAGTCGCCACCTGGGAGGATTGACCAAGGCCCTGCCCGAGTTGGAGGATCTCTGCCGGCGCGTGATGCCCGATCTCCTTGGGATGAAGCGGACCGGCCAGGCCAAGATCCTCTCCACCTGGTTGACCGAGCTGCGCTGCACGCTGCCGGACCTGGAGAGCGCGCTGGGCTACCTGGCCGCATGTGGCCTGACGGGCGGCGAGCCCCTGCTCGGCCGTTCCATCGAGCTGGACCTGCTGGACACGCGCCCGATCGAGCCGGGGGGCGCGTCGACAGGAGAGGCCGCCGACCAGGTGGTCGCGAACGATTTTGAGGAGCAGCTGCGCCTGGGCGAATATCGCCTGGCAAGTCTGGACCTGGCCGCCCACCTGGATCCCGCGGAGCAGCGCAGCTTCTTCCACGATTTCTTTGAGTGTGCATCCGCCGACGAGCTGCTGGACTGCCTGCAGCGCCGCTTGCTGGACCCCGCCCTGCGGCAGCGCTGGGAGGCGCAGGGTCTTGCGGACGAAATGGCCAAGCTGCTGCACGCCGCACAAGGGCACCTGGTCGAGGCGACCTTGACAGAGCTGGGCAATGCCGAGCAGCGCCAGGCCATTACGCATCCTCCCGGCGGCGCGGTGCTGATTTCGGCAGGTCCGGGGAGCGGCAAGACCCACATCCTCAGCCTGCGCTGCGCCTGGCTGCTGCTGGAGAAGGAGTGCAGACCGCAGGACCTGCTGGTGCTGGCCTACAACCGGGCCGTGGTGCTGGAGATCCGACACCGCCTGGCCGCGCTCTTTCTCAAGCTGGGCATCCGCGGCGAGGCGGAGCGCGTGCCCGTGCACACCCTGCACGGCTACGCCGGCCTGGTGCTGGGGCCACCGGCACGCTTCGCTGAACCAGAGATCTTCCAACGCCTCCTGGAAGAGGCCCAGGCCCGGCGTCCAGAGTGGCTGTCCCACTGGGAAGGGCAAGGTTGGGTGCGTCGGGATGGCAAGGGCTGGCGGCCGGCCGCCAAGCTGTTGGTTGAGCGGCCGGACCCCGATCAGGCTCGCAAGACGATTTGTGGTGTGAAGCCGCCGGTGGAACTGTGGATCCCCTGGGCCGCCTGGGAACTGGAACGCCAGCCCGCTCGGCTGGTGGCGAAGGAGATCCTGCTGGATGAGATGCAGGACCTGACGCGACCACGTCTGGAACTTCTGCAAGTGCTGGCCAAAGGAGCCCGGGGATCGCTCTTCGCGGTGGGTGATCCGGACCAGTCCATCTATGGCCACGAACGGGCGGCGCTGGGTGAGTCCCCGGCCCCCGAACCTTTGATCGAGGCGCTGGAGCAATCCCTGGCGGCCATGGACAAGCCACCCACATCGCTCACGCTCGCCACCAACTACCGCTGCAGCTCGACGGTGCTGGCGGAAGCCTGGCAGCGGCGAGGTCGGAGGGGAAGCGCACCCCAGAAGGCCCGGCACAAGGGAGGCGATGTCCACGTGCTGCCGGGCGATCCTCATGACCCGGCCCAGGTGCTGGGTTCCCTCTATCCCCTGCTTGGGACAACCAAGAGCAAGGGTGAGCCGCTGGCCCGCATCGGCGTGCTCTTCCGCACCAACGCCGAGCTGGGCTTGACCCTGGCCGCCCTGGAGCGGGACACGCGCTTCCAGAACCTGAGCAGTCAGATGGGCTCGTTGGAGATCCTGACCGATCAGGCCTATGCCCACTTCGAGCATGCGCGGGAGTGGCTGCATGTGCGGGCGCTGCTGGCGGACCTGCCGGAAGTAACGGATGCGATGGGCGTGGCCGAGTGCATCAGCAGGGACCGAAAAGCCCAGCGCGATCGGCAGGCGGACTGGGATCAACGAGCCCTGCGCACAGGGCGACGCCTGGCGCGGGGTCTGGCGCGCAACCTGGGAGATCCCATCCGGCGGGACGACTTGTTGTCGGCCGCCGATGAGCTGGCCGCCCAGCCCGACGGGCTCCTGCAGGCCCTGCAGCTCTGGCCGTCCGACCAGGATGAAGAGAAGGCTCCTGTGCAGGAGGTGCTGCTGGGCACGATCCATCGCGCCAAGGGTCTTCAATACGACGCGGTGGTGCTGGCGCCTTCCGCCATGAAACTGGGCACCAGCCCCGATGAGCTGGAGGAAGAGCGTCGGGTGGCCTATGTGGCCTGCACGCGAGCCGCGCGCCGCTTGATCGTGATCGAGGGGCCGCGCGAACAGGCCCTGGCCGCCGGCACGGCCTTTGCATCCAGTCGCCGCCTCCCACCTGTGCTGGCCTCCCTGGAAGACGTGGATTTGAGTGGCCTGGTGCGCCGGGGCGTCCATGCCGATGCGGAGGACCTGGCGGCCCACCAGCGCCTCCTCCACGACCGGCTGCCCCATGGTCAGGCTTTGGTGCTGCAAGGGAAGAGCCTGTTGGCCGAGATCGACGGCCGACGCCTGGAGGTGGGGCAGGTCTCCAGGGCCTATCGGGAGCAGCTGAGCGACTACCTGGCTGGTTTTGGCCAACCCGCCGACACACCTTGCACCGGCCTGCGCGTGGCGGCGGTGATCCGCCGGGAGCTGACGAGGGAAGGCCTGGAGTTCCGTCCGGATGCGGAGGTGCAGCGGCGGGGCTTCTATTGGCTGGTGGTGCCGGCGGGTGTGCCACAGCCGGTCCCTTCACAGTCCTTGACTCCTCGTCCGGCCTAGCAGCCTGTCGGACTTGTCCACTTGGCGGTCTTCATCGCCCCAATCGGTCCGGATTTTCCGCAATTTTCTTGAACAGACCACCAGTATGCTATGCGAAAATTCCGAAAGACCGGCCTCGATTTGGGCGCGGATCCCATCCAAGGCCCAAGCCCGACAGGCTGCTAGACCGCTGGATCGACCGGCTCGGACCTCACCACTGGCATGCGGCCAGCTGAAGCATGCGGACCGTTGCCGGCAATCGCCGTCCAGTTGGATCATCATGTGCGCCAGGAAAGGGCCGTCGACCGGTCGGCAGCGTCGCTTCTTCACGTGGCTTGCCCTGTCACCTCAAACGGACGACAAGCCCTTCACACAACAACATGCACCGTGTCACTCGCATGAGGGATCACGAACCAAGCGTGAAAAAGGCCTTCCGCCCACCCATGTGGGAGGAAGACCTTTTCTGGGGGAGTAGTCCGCACATGCCTATGCTGGACTACTTGCCGGCACGTGCCCTACGCATGCCGGCGGGTCGATTCCAGGGGGCTGGAATCGCCTGGGTGGGAGAGTAGTTCATTGGACCTAAGGGAACAAGGGAGATCGGATTTAATCCCATTGCTGCCATACTCTTAGACGGGCTCGATGGGGACCACTTTGTCAATTGACACACCAAGACAATTGACGAGCTCAAGGCGTGAATTCATCCGGTGGGCCTGCCTTCAGGTAACTCATGCCTTGTGACCTGGCAGGTACAGCTGTATTCTGGCCCCGCCCTCGGGGCGATTTGCCACGTCTATGTAGCCGCCGTGCTCGTCCATCAGCCGGCTGGCGATGGAAAGGCCCAAGCCGGTGCCATCGGCACGCGAGGTGAAGAAAGGGTCGAAGATTCGTTCCAGCTGATCTGGGGCAATGCCGGGACCTTCGTCCAGGATGGAGATGACCTGGTAGTGGCCATGGGGCAGCACCTGTTCTTCGCGCCGCACTCGCACTCGGCTTTTCGGTCGGCTGAACTGGATGGCATTGAGCAGGACGTTGAGCAGGACCTGGGTCAGTTGATCGAGATCCCCCCGAACAAGGGCCGGACCATTCGTCTCGGCTTCCAGGCGGACACCACGCAGCTCGGCCTGGGCGTGGACAAGTTCCTTCGCTCTTTCCATCACCAGGGCCAGATCAACCTCCACCAAATTCACCTGCCCGGGACGCGCAAAGGCAAGGAAGCGGGTGAGCAGGGCGTCCAAGCGGTCCAGCTCCTTGCCCAGGATCTCGACGAAACGTCGCCGTGGCGAGGTCGTGGGAATCTCATCGGAAACGATCGTGACGGCCGTCTTGAGCGAAGCCAGTGGATTGCGGATCTCATGGGCCAAGCCTGCGGTCAATTGCCCCAACGCCTGCAATCTCCCGGAACGGACCAGCTGCTGCTCCAGCGCCAGCATCTGCTCGATCTTGCGCTCGACCTCCAGCCGGGAGCGATGCTCGCGTTCAGCAAGCAGACCCGTGACCAGCCCCACCACGTTGTAAAGCAGGACTTCCAGCACCTTGTTGGCCGTGCCGGTGGGGTCCTGATGCAGCATGGAGTCCTGCATGCCGGCCATCAAGAAGGCGTGGGGCAGGTAGAGCAGGGTGGAGGCCAGTGCGGCCACGACCGACCCGCGCAGCCCGAAGAGGAAGGCCGCGCCGATGATTGGCACGTAGTAGAGGCGTCGGAGCACATCATGCAGCCAGTCCACGGAGGCCGGCGTCAGGAGGTGCGTCATGCTGATGGCCAGGATGGGCGCCCACAGCCACAACAATGCCGGGCCGGAGGCCAGCCAAGCCCAGCCCGTGGTCTGAGCTTCGGCCTTCATTCGGCGCGCCCTTTCGCCAGGATGCCGAACTTCTCCATCCGGTAGAGCAGAATGTGACGCGGGATGCCCAGGAAGCGGGCTGTTGCGCTCTGGTTGTCCTGGTTCATCTCCAGCGCCTTGACCAGGATGGCCCGTTCCAGGTCCAACAAGGAGATGCCCTCCGCTGGCAATTGAATGTCGTCAGTGGTGATGACATTCGGCCCGGCGGGTCCAGGCTCCGTCAGGAAGCCCACGTCCAATTCACAGGTTTCGGACAAGAGGGCCGCGCGCTGGCAAAAGTTCTCCAGCTCGCGCACGTTGCCCGGCCAGGGCCGGGCGCACAGGCGTCGCGCCGCGTCCGCATGGATGCGCCACTCTCGTCCCCCACTGTGACGTGCCAGGAAATGACGCGCCAGGCAAAGCACGTCCTCGGGTCGCTCGCGCAGCGGCGGCACGCGCAGCGGCACGACGTTGAGGCGGTAGTAGAGATCCCGGCGGAAACGCCCGGCTTCCACCTCCGCCTCCAGGGGCCGGTTGCTGGCCACCACCACCCGCACGTCCAGGGGAATCGAATGGTCCGCGCCGACGGGCTCCAGCACGCGCTCCTGGAGGACACGCAGGAGGCGCGTCTGAAGGTCCAGCGGCATCTCCCCAATCTCGTCCAGCAGCAGTGTGCCGCCCTCCGCTTGGCGGAAGCGCCCCGGCCGGTCCTGCGTCGCCCCCGTGAAGGCGCCGCGCACATGGCCGAAGAGTTCGGACTCGAGCAGTTCGTGGGGCAGCGCACCGCAGTTGATGGCCACGAAGGGCCCCGCGTGCCGGGGACTGGCGGCGTGCAGGCGTCGTGCGACCAGCTCCTTGCCCGTGCCACTCTCCCCTTCGATGAGCACGGTGGCGTCCGAGGCAGCGACACGATCCACCATCGCCAGCAGGTCCGCCATCCCATCCGACGCATGAATCAACTGCTTGCCCAGGCTGCCGGCGGGCCGGCTCAACTCGCGCACCTGACGTCGCAAACGGGCGTGTTCCATGGCGCGGCTGATGGTTAGAATGAAGGCGTCCCGCTCACAAGGCTTGGGCAGGAAATCAAAGGCGCCGGCCTTCATCGCCTCCACGGCATGTGCCGCGTCGCCCAGGGCCGTGATCATGATGATGATGAGATCGGGGTCGAGGCCCTGCGCCTTGCGCAGCAAGTCC from bacterium encodes:
- a CDS encoding UvrD-helicase domain-containing protein, with amino-acid sequence MMIQQPQERPSPVPDHLRIEVVRDGPLASVTMDSLREALENPEAAGWVKPHLLSRLHHVSQQLQKGFDPARSRALLFSRTRKDTARHAEVLRQFLAKGGARLAVGIFHAGLPSEERLEIYEQFLKGELQVLVSTKAFGMGMDIPNIHFLAHLDLPTTLEDYLQEIGRAGRDRRLLREAGYSTEQPISCWLYYSQDEVNRARGFHRRGRLHWRDLQTVLSALLDFSRRIHGRLHKGRLVIPLSARALLPSSKLDDTKLRVALHWLERLQRIKLGCFFPPFLSFRLGPRRLSGDSPLARLQQVVRQSAQTRGHVQVNSNDLIRAAGSGELGELFRLIQEGERQDCFALLNEAMVTLSLEHDEAERVWCAEHASLPFSACVPFTLALSLNRQVESQDLILERDELRLRLRQAAQDQAEEVDWSWLRGLPAEAQARRKQSWRERQMRLIPQQVGPLLRLLRHRGGLRVESTFDAERGVQIALSRHLGGLTKALPELEDLCRRVMPDLLGMKRTGQAKILSTWLTELRCTLPDLESALGYLAACGLTGGEPLLGRSIELDLLDTRPIEPGGASTGEAADQVVANDFEEQLRLGEYRLASLDLAAHLDPAEQRSFFHDFFECASADELLDCLQRRLLDPALRQRWEAQGLADEMAKLLHAAQGHLVEATLTELGNAEQRQAITHPPGGAVLISAGPGSGKTHILSLRCAWLLLEKECRPQDLLVLAYNRAVVLEIRHRLAALFLKLGIRGEAERVPVHTLHGYAGLVLGPPARFAEPEIFQRLLEEAQARRPEWLSHWEGQGWVRRDGKGWRPAAKLLVERPDPDQARKTICGVKPPVELWIPWAAWELERQPARLVAKEILLDEMQDLTRPRLELLQVLAKGARGSLFAVGDPDQSIYGHERAALGESPAPEPLIEALEQSLAAMDKPPTSLTLATNYRCSSTVLAEAWQRRGRRGSAPQKARHKGGDVHVLPGDPHDPAQVLGSLYPLLGTTKSKGEPLARIGVLFRTNAELGLTLAALERDTRFQNLSSQMGSLEILTDQAYAHFEHAREWLHVRALLADLPEVTDAMGVAECISRDRKAQRDRQADWDQRALRTGRRLARGLARNLGDPIRRDDLLSAADELAAQPDGLLQALQLWPSDQDEEKAPVQEVLLGTIHRAKGLQYDAVVLAPSAMKLGTSPDELEEERRVAYVACTRAARRLIVIEGPREQALAAGTAFASSRRLPPVLASLEDVDLSGLVRRGVHADAEDLAAHQRLLHDRLPHGQALVLQGKSLLAEIDGRRLEVGQVSRAYREQLSDYLAGFGQPADTPCTGLRVAAVIRRELTREGLEFRPDAEVQRRGFYWLVVPAGVPQPVPSQSLTPRPA
- a CDS encoding ATP-binding protein; the encoded protein is MKAEAQTTGWAWLASGPALLWLWAPILAISMTHLLTPASVDWLHDVLRRLYYVPIIGAAFLFGLRGSVVAALASTLLYLPHAFLMAGMQDSMLHQDPTGTANKVLEVLLYNVVGLVTGLLAEREHRSRLEVERKIEQMLALEQQLVRSGRLQALGQLTAGLAHEIRNPLASLKTAVTIVSDEIPTTSPRRRFVEILGKELDRLDALLTRFLAFARPGQVNLVEVDLALVMERAKELVHAQAELRGVRLEAETNGPALVRGDLDQLTQVLLNVLLNAIQFSRPKSRVRVRREEQVLPHGHYQVISILDEGPGIAPDQLERIFDPFFTSRADGTGLGLSIASRLMDEHGGYIDVANRPEGGARIQLYLPGHKA
- a CDS encoding sigma-54 dependent transcriptional regulator, with amino-acid sequence MSDRILFADDDPSFLEGMCFLLEEAGYPVERATGGREAFELLQRSRFPVMITDLRMPDLDGLDLLRKAQGLDPDLIIIMITALGDAAHAVEAMKAGAFDFLPKPCERDAFILTISRAMEHARLRRQVRELSRPAGSLGKQLIHASDGMADLLAMVDRVAASDATVLIEGESGTGKELVARRLHAASPRHAGPFVAINCGALPHELLESELFGHVRGAFTGATQDRPGRFRQAEGGTLLLDEIGEMPLDLQTRLLRVLQERVLEPVGADHSIPLDVRVVVASNRPLEAEVEAGRFRRDLYYRLNVVPLRVPPLRERPEDVLCLARHFLARHSGGREWRIHADAARRLCARPWPGNVRELENFCQRAALLSETCELDVGFLTEPGPAGPNVITTDDIQLPAEGISLLDLERAILVKALEMNQDNQSATARFLGIPRHILLYRMEKFGILAKGRAE
- a CDS encoding DEAD/DEAH box helicase, with the protein product MEHTGRQHPLSGLPVVALDVECDGSTITQLGLASSRGSRSCTSPDSMRAALRDLLEAAPLVVGHNLLAWDLPHLRRLFPDLSWERIKAVDTLHWQARLTPWRRNLALQAPHRAAADAALALELFTRQLGQLAREGILSPPLMRQAAENSGAAQYARQDGLEDLLGELPTPLLRSLARESLAHLGDPEECLEPEGAHPWVQRVLDWIDQKEAASREAPRSALPTLIVAPPHLLGELGARRQLTVLGSSGELCLRESRHAWRAWTTGHSLHLGSLHPTLRPAGGQRRHCQGCPEAGCPAHPSRQQWFALSWAEVEQPEVKAFLQDHASCRTLLVGGDTAGLWTERSEASFTESEVLEAGLPVASLLLGAGSAGRLRLPANMALRLLGQAEPVAGARSRAWWLSRQGGAVLQLRSAPLAAEDLAAGLAGASLAALPGLLPLRTRELPELHGVSPPDVSLPNADERHTLSPGTPHRGDYWGLQLQKVATLLDDQPTLLLVQREEDLAPLAQTLRAWKPGLSLVEAADAGSLVRRLRRTPGGLAILPAARLDELPGLNADGLRLVLEAMDLDLFPGATPSRHAEPSHEAEGVDDLGLIAGEGDTQDSGAGEDENAPPDWVPTGWRLRATESWLRHAGRILLDWREAGGGEVWLLDERLAWAPRRTGVTPILHDLSTQRADRILAQALMEAFPRSRPQPPQTAWRLFLEGAFLAGRGEQGGPGRFRDDQLAYLERVMQGVDQIVSLPTGGGKSVIFQGPSLLKGSWHRRLSVVVAPLKALMTDQVASLMRLGFVGVVDAITGDLDPFELKDVYQRLAGGEIWMIYVSPERFRSRAFLRALQARLNRDGRAEHWIFDEAHCISQWGLDFRPDYHSAALQVQQLRQTGQEPAPVILLSATLSKQAIEELRTMFSPRAPWKAGRT